From the Quercus lobata isolate SW786 chromosome 6, ValleyOak3.0 Primary Assembly, whole genome shotgun sequence genome, one window contains:
- the LOC115949695 gene encoding MAP7 domain-containing protein 1-like — protein sequence MELIKNQPGKSALGRLAQSQIPPPPTKSPSPAPHQPPYQPPQPIRAEAVDLKRLDEMFNNCYQQLEDERKKRASAVQTLTISEHNLAEARKKLTAEEQARRSTDSALEGAQRQVEDQRKCLREANEELKAAREQLAALKKQLEETQRLKDQADKSKEEAEKAKVEAEKAMDVAEQKGYDLGDKALNRAGVEASSELRKAENVFYPPAIRASDPPSTQAEVTSITADPNPEVLLQDPPLSSQPEPAKETSASQEASLDKAAAVLEVEVASQGFQQDLASTVMPAEGASKDKEGITTSKADKPTNQTSKLQIKLKK from the exons ATGGAGCTGATAAAGAACCAGCCTGGGAAAAGTGCACTAGGGAGACTTGCACAGTCCCAGATTCCTCCTCCTCCCACCAAGTCTCCTTCTCCTGCTCCTCACCAACCTCCTTACCAACCTCCTCAGCCGATCAGAGCTGAAGCCGTTGATTTGAAAAG ACTGGATGAGATGTTCAATAACTGTTACCAACAGTTAGAGGATGAAAGGAAAAAACGGGCGTCTGCCGTACAAACTTTGACCATATCGGAGCATAACCTGGCCGAGGCGAGGAAAAAATTGACTGCTGAGGAGCAAGCTCGTCGTAGTACTGATTCGGCCTTGGAAGGCGCACAAAGGCAAGTCGAGGATCAGAGGAAGTGCCTACGCGAAGCAAATGAAGAATTGAAGGCTGCCAGGGAGCAATTAGCAGCCCTTAAAAAGCAGCTGGAGGAAACCCAACGGCTAAAGGATCAAGCTGATAAATCCAAGGAGGAGGCCGAGAAGGCAAAGGTTGAGGCCGAAAAGGCAATGGACGTGGCCGAACAGAAAGGTTATGACCTCGGG GATAAAGCCCTTAAccgagctggggttgaggcttcatcTGAGTTGAGGAAGGCAGAGAATGTGTTTTACCCTCCTGCAATCCGAGCCTCGGATCCTCCTTCCACTCAAGCCGAAGTGACTTCCATAACTGCTGATCCAAATCCAGAAGTATTGCTTCAGGATCCTCCTCTTTCTAGCCAACCAGAACCAGCCAAAGAGACCAGTGCTTCCCAAGAAGCATCCTTGGATAAAGCTGCAGCCGTTCTGGAGGTGGAGGTAGCTTCTCAAGGTTTTCAGCAAGATTTGGCCTctacagtcatgccagctgaaGGAGCTTCCAAGGACAAAGAAGGAATAACTACCTCAAAGGCAGACAAACCGACCAACCAAACTTCCAAGCTTCAAATtaagcttaaaaaataa